A window of Aromatoleum bremense genomic DNA:
TGTCGGCGCAGGCAAATACGACTTCATAGGCCTGCGGGTCGAGACCGCGGGCGAGTGCGTACGGACGCGCGACATGGGCGAGGGTGACGGCCTCCGCGATGAACAGGATGCGCTTTCGCTGTGTCACGCGACGTCCTCCCGCCCGTTCGAGCCGACCCATTCGATCAACAATCGCAGATCCTATCATGCTGTTTCATGGCGGGAAGTGAATGGACCGGAACTTCCTTGGCCGCTGACAACCGGTTTCCATTAGAAGAAAGTTTTCCGGCTTCTTGCGCCTTGTCTTTCGTTGCGGACTTGCCTGCGTTTTCGCGGTCCACCGAATTCAAGAGCAAGCGCCGGAGTGCGCCGTTACCCGGCAACCAGTAAATTTTAGCCATGGAATCGTGGAAAGGATGCAGGACCATGACGGCAAAACGTGAAACGCTCGCGGCAGCGACCTCGGCTGATCCCCGCTGGGCGGCTGTGGTGAAGCGTGATCGGGAGGCGGACGGACAGTTCTTCTATTCGGTCAGGACGACCGGGGTGTACTGCCGTCCGTCCTGCGGGGCAAGGCTGCCGAAGGCGGAGAATGTCACTTTCCACGCCACACCGGCAGAGGCCGAGGAGTCGGGTTTCCGTCCGTGCAAGCGCTGCCGGCCGGATCAGCCGCCGCTCGCCGAGCAGCACGCTGCACGCGTCGCGGAACTTTGCCGCTTGATCGAAAACGCCGAGCAGGTGCCAAGCCTCGGTGAGATGGCCACGCATGCGGGCCTCAGCGTCTCCTATCTGCATCGTGTCTTCAAGGCGGTGACGGGTTTGACACCGAAGGCCTACGCGGCGGCGCACCGCGCACGGCGCGTGCGGGCCGTGCTCGCTCGCAGTGGTACGGTGACCGAGGCGATCTACGACGCGGGATACAACTCCAGCGGCAGGTTCTATGAAGATTCCGCGCGGGTTCTCGGCATGACGCCGACGCGGTACCGCGCCGGCGGCGCGGACACGCAGATCCGGTTTGCAATCGGCGAATGTTCGCTGGGGGCGATTCTCGTCGCAGCGAGTGTGCAGGGCGTCTGCGCGGTCCTGATCGGCGACGATCCGGACCGGCTCGCGCGCGACCTGCAGGACCGTTTTCCGCGCGCCGTGCTGATCGGCGCCGACGCCGATTTCGAGCGTACTGTCGCAACCGTGGTCGGCTACGTCGAGGCTCCCGGGCTCGGGCTGGATCTGCCGCTCGACATCCGCGGCACGGCGTTTCAGCAACGGGTGTGGCAGGCGCTGCGGGAGATTCCGGCCGGGCAGACAGCGAGCTACGCCGAGATCGCGCGGCGCATCGGCGCGCCGAAGGCGGTGCGTGCGGTGGCCGGGGCGTGCGCGGCGAACCCGCTGGCGGTCGCGATCCCGTGCCACCGCGTGGTGCGCAACGACGGCCGGCTGTCCGGTTATCGCTGGGGCGTCGAACGCAAGCGGGCGCTGCTCGATCGCGAGGCGGAGCGATGACTGCGGTACTGTCCTGGGGCGTCGGCTTGCCGGCGGATTTCCGCAGCGATGATGTGCTCGCTTTCCACCGGCGTGACCCGCTCGCGCTCGCCGAACGTATCGAGGGGCGAACGCTGTACAAAGGTCTCGCGTGGGAAGGCCGCGCGGCGTGCCTGACGATCCAGTTCGACGGCGCGCATGCGAGCGCCGAACTCGCAGTCGACGGGGCGGCGAGCGCCGCTGCGCCCGCTGCGCTCGCACAGTTGCTGCCGCGCATGCTGGGCCTGACCCAGCAGGTGGAGGCGTTCGAACGTGCCTATCGCGACCATCCGCAACTGGGCCCGCTCATCGCCCGCCATCCCGGGCTGCGGGTGCCGCTGTCCGCGAGTCCGTTCGAAGCGCTCAGTTGGGCGATCACCGGGCAGCAGATCAGCGTGCGGGCCGCGATCTCGCTACGGCGCCGGCTGATCGAAGTCGCCGGGCTGCGCCATTCGGACGGGCTCGCCTGCTATCCCGATGCGGAACGGGTCGCCGTGCTGAGCGAGGCGGATCTGCGTTCGGCCGGATTCTCGCAGGCGAAAGCGCAGACACTGATCAGGCTCGGCCGTCTCGTCGCCGATGACGAGCTGCCGCTTGATGCGTGGATCGCGACGCTGCCGGTCGACGAGATCCGCGAGCGCCTGATGCAGGTGCGCGGCATCGGGCCGTGGACGATCGATTACGCGCTGCTGCGGGGTTTCGGCTGGCTGGACGGGTCGCTGCACGGCGACGTCGCGGTGCGCCGCAGCTTGCAGGCGGTGCTCGATTGTCAGGAGAGCGTCACCGAAGGGCAGGCGAAGCGCTGGCTCGCGGAATTCTCGCCCTGGCGCGCGTTGATTGCAGCCCACCTTTGGGCCGTCGGGTTGAGCAAGCTTCCTTAGCATTCGAGCATTCGGTCGTCGTGCTCGCTGAAAGCGGAAGGTGCGGCAGTACGCCGGTAAAGAAATAGCCCCGCGTTATGGCCAGCCTGCAATTACGCTTGTCTCTCCGAAATACTACCTCCGAAAGACGTTGACTGACCACGCGGGGCACATCCTCATTCTAGTTCGGGGTCGTCAACTTGCAAGGTTCGGGTATCGGCTGCCGGGATTGCGATCGAGGCGAAATCTGCAGTTCCGGGGAACGCGCGCTCCTTCGGGAATGCCGCATCGCCCCTGCAGGAGACTGTACAGGGATGCGCTACCCGGGGTTTCCGGCGACCCAGTGCCCCGACTTGCCGCCGAGCTTCTCGACGAGCTGGATGCCGTCCATGCGCATGCCACGATCCACGGCCTTGCACATGTCGTAAATCGTCAGCAGGGCGACGTTGACCGCAGTCAGTGCTTCCATCTCGACACCGGTGCGGCCGACGGTCTCCGCCGTCACCGTGCAGGCGATCGTGCTCGCCGCGTCGTCGAGCGCGAACTCGACGGCGACGCGCGTCAGCGCGATCGGGTGGCACAGCGGGATCAGTTCGCTTGCGCGCTTCGACGCCTGGATCGCGGCGATGCGGGCGATGCCGAGTACGTCGCCCTTCTTCGCGGTGCCGGACTGGATCATCGCGAAGGTGGCCGGCTGCATCGTGATCCGGCCTTGGGCGACCGCGACGCGACGGGTTTCGCGCTTGTCGCCGACATCCACCATGTGGGCCTGGCCGTCGGCGTCGAAATGGGTGAGGATCGGGGTGAGGATCGGGGGCGTGCCGGGTTGTGTCATGAGGTCGGTGCGCGGGGCGACCATAGTGCGATACATTCCGCGCGGAACG
This region includes:
- the ada gene encoding bifunctional DNA-binding transcriptional regulator/O6-methylguanine-DNA methyltransferase Ada; the protein is MTAKRETLAAATSADPRWAAVVKRDREADGQFFYSVRTTGVYCRPSCGARLPKAENVTFHATPAEAEESGFRPCKRCRPDQPPLAEQHAARVAELCRLIENAEQVPSLGEMATHAGLSVSYLHRVFKAVTGLTPKAYAAAHRARRVRAVLARSGTVTEAIYDAGYNSSGRFYEDSARVLGMTPTRYRAGGADTQIRFAIGECSLGAILVAASVQGVCAVLIGDDPDRLARDLQDRFPRAVLIGADADFERTVATVVGYVEAPGLGLDLPLDIRGTAFQQRVWQALREIPAGQTASYAEIARRIGAPKAVRAVAGACAANPLAVAIPCHRVVRNDGRLSGYRWGVERKRALLDREAER
- a CDS encoding DNA-3-methyladenine glycosylase family protein codes for the protein MTAVLSWGVGLPADFRSDDVLAFHRRDPLALAERIEGRTLYKGLAWEGRAACLTIQFDGAHASAELAVDGAASAAAPAALAQLLPRMLGLTQQVEAFERAYRDHPQLGPLIARHPGLRVPLSASPFEALSWAITGQQISVRAAISLRRRLIEVAGLRHSDGLACYPDAERVAVLSEADLRSAGFSQAKAQTLIRLGRLVADDELPLDAWIATLPVDEIRERLMQVRGIGPWTIDYALLRGFGWLDGSLHGDVAVRRSLQAVLDCQESVTEGQAKRWLAEFSPWRALIAAHLWAVGLSKLP
- the moaC gene encoding cyclic pyranopterin monophosphate synthase MoaC, with protein sequence MTQPGTPPILTPILTHFDADGQAHMVDVGDKRETRRVAVAQGRITMQPATFAMIQSGTAKKGDVLGIARIAAIQASKRASELIPLCHPIALTRVAVEFALDDAASTIACTVTAETVGRTGVEMEALTAVNVALLTIYDMCKAVDRGMRMDGIQLVEKLGGKSGHWVAGNPG